From the genome of Eucalyptus grandis isolate ANBG69807.140 chromosome 2, ASM1654582v1, whole genome shotgun sequence, one region includes:
- the LOC120290565 gene encoding uncharacterized protein LOC120290565, translating into MGDFNAIRDPYDRTGSSDTWIPCFDDFYHCLIQSELEDLRYVGFRFTWSTSSGVNHKARKIDQVLVNANWSQEFSYSEASFLAPGISNHTPMVVRVMQPMFTRRPFKFFEFWTKHPSFHSIVFQVWESPGEGVPMYRLVSKLKALKGRLKQLNKESYSNIFERVSAVRNALSLAQVGLQQDPTSEILADLEKTHRRTFLELRSQEESFFRQKSKIRWLKKGALGTSPPIFHPLLIGYSGEIHDTVFSLAQGKAPGPDGFGVEFFKHNWEIVGSLVIEAVKDFLTIGRLLREINNTILVLIPKVPNVTSVNDYRPIAYCNTIYKCITKILANRIAVVLSDIISPYQNAFVKGRRIRDKILLAQELFAGFHLDPYQPKCAIKVDFQKAYDMVDWDFLELVLRAFGFSDHFVQIVMRCFQFILGYFDVAPYKEEEASGQLGFLDRNNAISPRYRFNLGLSPRTAFLLRPCFCLMAGLRMRTWADNLHWALKFLPGKDFYHSIARFSFGALYHLIWKYRNEILFRNYTFTVPALKNHLIKAVKDKALTFTNVEDNPRNMRLQHTWGIDPCIFYSSSVLP; encoded by the exons ATGGGGGATTTCAACGCTATCAGGGATCCCTATGATCGGACTGGAAGCTCTGACACTTGGATTCCTTGCTTTGATGATTTCTATCATTGTCTGATTCAATCTGAGTTAGAGGACCTAAGGTATGTTGGCTTTCGCTTTACTTGGTCTACTTCCTCGGGGGTCAACCACAAGGCTAGGAAGATTGACCAAGTGCTTGTGAATGCTAATTGGAGTCAGGAGTTCTCTTATTCAGAAGCGTCTTTCCTCGCACCGGGCATTTCCAACCATACTCCTATGGTGGTTAGAGTGATGCAACCGATGTTCACCAGGAGGCCTTTTAAATTCTTCGAGTTCTGGACGAAGCACCCTTCTTTCCATAGCATTGTTTTTCAAGTTTGGGAAAGCCCGGGTGAAGGGGTTCCTATGTACAGGCTAGTGAGTAAACTGAAGGCTCTTAAAGGCCGCTTAAAGCAACTCAACAAAGAGTCTTACTCTAATATTTTTGAGAGGGTTTCTGCAGTGAGAAATGCTCTATCTTTAGCCCAGGTTGGCCTTCAGCAAGATCCTACTAGTGAGATTCTGGCAGATTTGGAGAAGACTCATCGGAGGACTTTTTTGGAGTTGAGGAGTCAGGAGGAGTCCTTTTTCAGGCAGAAGTCCAAGATCAGGTGGCTCAAGAAAG GAGCTCTTGGCACCTCGCCCCCGATCTTCCATCCCCTCCTTATTGGATATTCGGGAG AGATTCATGATACAGTCTTCTCCTTAGCTCAAGGCAAGGCGCCAGGACCTGATGGCTTTGGTGTTGAGTTCTTTAAGCATAATTGGGAGATAGTAGGGTCTTTGGTCATTGAAGCAGTTAAGGATTTTCTTACAATAGGGAGGCTTCTCAGGGAAATCAATAACACCATCTTGGTGTTGATTCCAAAAGTTCCAAATGTGACTTCAGTCAATGATTATAGACCTATAGCCTATTGTAATACTATTTACAAATGCATTACTAAGATTTTAGCTAACCGGATTGCTGTAGTCCTTAGTGACATTATCAGTCCTTATCAGAATGCTTTCGTCAAAGGCAGGCGAATTAGAGACAAGATCCTTCTTGCCCAGGAATTATTTGCTGGATTCCATCTTGACCCATACCAACCCAAGTGTGCAATTAAGGTGGATTTTCAGAAAGCTTATGACATGGTGGACTGGGACTTTCTTGAGTTAGTTCTTCGTGCTTTTGGCTTCTCGGATCATTTTGTTCAAATTGTTATG AGGTGCTTCCAGTTTATTCTCGGTTACTTCGACGTGGCACCttataaggaagaagaagcctcGGGTCAATTGGGCTTCCTTGATCGGAACAATGCTATATCTCCAAGATATCGGTTCAACCTCGGCTTATCACCAAGAACCGCCTTCCTACTCAGGCCATGCTTTTGTCTCATGGCAGGATTGCGGATGCG GACTTGGGCCGACAACCTTCACTGGGCTCTGAAGTTCCTTCCCGGTAAGGATTTCTATCACTCCATCGCCcgattttcctttggagctCTCTACCACCTTATTTGGAAATACAGGAATGAGATTCTATTTAGAAATTACACCTTCACGGTTCCAGCTCTGAAGAATCACTTGATTAAAGCGGTTAAGGATAAGGCCTTGACTTTCACTAATGTTGAAGACAATCCAAGAAATATGAGGCTTCAACACACATGGGGGATTGACCCTTGTATTTTCTATTCCTCTTCAGTACTTCCTTAG
- the LOC104443191 gene encoding uncharacterized protein LOC104443191 codes for MADNQDFFFFHIPDPAFRRRIIKDGPLTVARVPLILRQWQPLMDLKKDKQTAVPVWIRLKNLPLDLWSASAIGGIASAVGKPLYVDQRTEEMKMLSFARVCVEIYANQPRCSAVDVVLNGVSRSIVIEFEWKPLECPSCGTFGHRCEDNATVHSTDKGKLPVLPASDHTPSSHPGLELPAPIQAPEPAPVLEENPEVSQHGWSQVKGKKKKALLLKDGSLGRMPLSSEVGSSLKFKDSTSESMLESSLPNPVEERPSLEQEDPASHLVEDKDHNEATNFGLGADRDSVLLESYVSFDDDLLSPASSPKAPTTSKKVESIQDKLLALDLAPPPVANPSTSVAT; via the coding sequence ATGGCGGATAATCaagacttctttttcttccatatCCCGGACCCGGCTTTCCGGCGGAGGATTATCAAAGATGGACCCCTCACAGTGGCGAGGGTTCCTCTCATCTTACGGCAATGGCAGCCACTTATGGATTTGAAGAAGGACAAGCAAACCGCCGTACCGGTTTGGATTAGGTTGAAGAACCTTCCCCTTGACTTATGGTCCGCTTCGGCTATTGGTGGTATTGCAAGTGCAGTTGGGAAGCCCCTCTATGTTGACCAACGCACGGAGGAAATGAAGATGCTATCCTTTGCAAGGGTTTGTGTTGAAATCTATGCCAATCAACCTAGATGCTCCGCCGTTGATGTGGTTTTGAATGGGGTCTCGCGCTCTATTgtaattgaatttgaatggaAGCCACTTGAATGTCCTTCATGTGGCACCTTCGGCCATAGATGTGAGGATAATGCTACCGTTCATAGCACAGACAAAGGGAAGCTGCCGGTTCTTCCTGCATCCGACCATACCCCCTCTAGCCATCCTGGTCTCGAACTTCCTGCCCCAATTCAGGCTCCTGAACCAGCTCCGGTTTTGGAGGAGAATCCCGAAGTGTCGCAGCATGGTTGGAGCCAggtgaaggggaaaaaaaagaaggcctTGCTCTTGAAGGATGGTTCCCTAGGCCGAATGCCCTTATCCAGCGAAGTGGGAAGCTCGTTGAAGTTCAAGGACTCCACTAGTGAGTCGATGCTGGAGTCTTCTCTTCCTAACCCTGTTGAGGAAAGGCCTAGCTTGGAACAAGAGGATCCAGCCTCTCATCTTGTGGAGGACAAGGACCATAATGAAGCTACCAATTTCGGTCTTGGTGCTGATAGGGATTCAGTGCTTTTGGAAAGCTATGTTAGCTTTGATGATGACTTACTATCGCCTGCCTCGTCACCGAAGGCCCCTACTACTTCTAAGAAGGTGGAGTCCATCCAAGACAAGCTCTTGGCCCTTGATCTAGCTCCTCCTCCGGTTGCGAATCCATCTACTTCGGTGGCCACATGA